The Priestia koreensis genomic interval AATGGGGCAGCTGCTGCAATATTTCTTTTTCTCCATGCAATAGGAATAGCAACACGTTTGTCGCTTCCCTTGCAGAGAACGAAACTGCTTAAAAGGATTGTGAACTGCTCCAAAGAGCGCCCCTTGTGCTTCATCCATTAAATAATCGTAATCTGCTTGTATCCACTTATGAATAGAAGATAAGGTGTCGTCTTCTAACAGCTGCTCATACATCCACTTGACATACACGTAGAGGTTTTCCCACATCACTTTTTGAGGTATGTTTGTTAACGACTGTAGCTGATGAAAGATCGGTACAATATGGGTTTCAATGATTGCTTCAAGTGAAGAAAGATGGTTAAACTCTGGTACCATTTCATATGAAACCCCCGAAGCATAAAAGGATGGAATCCACAAACGTTCTCGTTCATTTCCCACCTCTAGCTCAATGTCTTCAGCGCTTAATAGTAATCGCTGCTTCCATGCGCTTAACGCATAAAAGTGCACTAGGATAAAAAAACTGTACCGCTTCACAAAGATAGAAGCGGCTACTTTTAAGGAAGGTAGCGCTAGGTATTCTTGCAAGGACTTCAGTACGCCTTTTAACTGTTCGCTTTTTAAAAGACTTGTTCCAGAAATCCTAATGAGGGCGTCAGTACGCTCGCTCACTAAACGAAATTTACCCAAAGACCGCACCTGATCTTTGTTTAAAGACTGTATCATGTCACACGCTCACTTTTTGCTGGACGTAACGACCTTTCCCGTGTGGAATGCAAAGAGGTGTACCAAAAATAGGATCAAATGATACTTCGCAGTCCATCTCAAATACGTCCTTTACAAGCGCTTTTGTAACAACCTCTTCTGGTTTTCCTTGCGCATAAACCTGCTGATTTTGAATCGCAACTAAATTATGAGCGTAACGACACGCTAAATTTAAATCATGCAGCACCATTACAATCGTACGGTTTTCCTTTTCATTTAATTCAAACAACAAATCTAAAATTTCAATTTGATGCGTCATGTCTAAGTAGGTAGTTGGTTCATCCAATAAAATAACGTCTGTGTCTTGTGCAAGCGTCATGGCAATCCATGCACGCTGACGCTGACCGCCAGATAACGAGTCAACAGGTCGATCAGCAAGTTCAAGCATCCGCGTAGCTGCAAGTGCTTCGTAGACTTTCTCCTCATCTTCCTCTGACCATTGGCGGAACCACGTTTGATACGGATAACGACCTTGCTTGACAAGCTGTAGCACAGTTAATCCTTCAGGTGCAACAGGACCCTGTGGTAAAATAGCCAGCTGCTTGGCAATCTCCTTCGTTGGAAGAGATGAAATTTTTTCTCCCTCAAGAATAATGGAGCCCTGCTTCGGTTTTAATAGCCGAGCCAATGAGCGAAGTAACGTTGATTTCCCGCACCCATTGCTTCCGATAAACACACTTACCTCACCTTTCGGAATTTGTAAGTCCAATTCATTTATAATAACGGTCTCACCATACGACAGAGTAAGGGAATTGGTTTCTAATGCACTCATCTCATCCGTTCTCCTTTCGTGATATCTTTCATTTATTTTTTCGAGCGGAATAGTAGAAAAATAAAGTACGGTGCGCCGATCGCTGCTGTAAAGACCCCTGCTGGAACCTCAACAGGTAGAAACGCTGTTCGTCCAATCGTATCGGCGATAATAACCAGCAGAGCACCAATTAAAGCGGTCAATGGTAACAATGCGCCAAAAGAGGAGCCGACTAAACGCCTTGCGATATGTGGCGCCATTAGTCCAACAAACCCGATACCGCCCGCAAAGGCAACGGCACTTCCGACCAACCCCGTGCACAAAATAAGCAGAAGTAAACGATGCTTTTGCACCTTACTCCCTGCATTTTGAGCTAAATCCTCTCCAAGCTCATGTATATTAATAATGCGACTCAACACAAAACTAATTATTAGTAGTACAAATGTGATGGGAGCAAGCACAGCGATATTACGCCAATTCGCTCCGTACACCGTTCCTGTAATCCAAATATTTGCTTGGCTTGCTTGATAAATAGGCCCTAGTATCATAAATAAGGTCGTAAAGGCTTTTGTTATCGCCCATAACCCCACGCCTACAAGAACAAGTGTAAGAGGATAAACTCCCTTTTTCCAAGATAACATATATAAGATTAGTGTAACCAGTAATGCGCCAAGAAACGCACTCACCGGCATCCACTCAATGCTAACAGTTAACGAGTTGCTTTTATTACTGAATAGGGATAAAAACAGCACCACTCCAACAGATGCTCCTCCTGTAATACCCATCATGTCTGGAGCTGCTAACGGGTTGCGCACCAAACCTTGTAGAATTGCTCCCGCTACACCGAGGCTCATCCCAACTAAAAGAGCCATGACAATACGAG includes:
- a CDS encoding FecCD family ABC transporter permease — protein: MNKFKAVRMGHFSTLIHQKVIFTIAVFFFLLLVVFLLSTGMGETFFNPWIVAKTVLGYGDSFHELVINSFRLPRIVMALLVGMSLGVAGAILQGLVRNPLAAPDMMGITGGASVGVVLFLSLFSNKSNSLTVSIEWMPVSAFLGALLVTLILYMLSWKKGVYPLTLVLVGVGLWAITKAFTTLFMILGPIYQASQANIWITGTVYGANWRNIAVLAPITFVLLIISFVLSRIINIHELGEDLAQNAGSKVQKHRLLLLILCTGLVGSAVAFAGGIGFVGLMAPHIARRLVGSSFGALLPLTALIGALLVIIADTIGRTAFLPVEVPAGVFTAAIGAPYFIFLLFRSKK
- a CDS encoding ABC transporter ATP-binding protein; this encodes MSALETNSLTLSYGETVIINELDLQIPKGEVSVFIGSNGCGKSTLLRSLARLLKPKQGSIILEGEKISSLPTKEIAKQLAILPQGPVAPEGLTVLQLVKQGRYPYQTWFRQWSEEDEEKVYEALAATRMLELADRPVDSLSGGQRQRAWIAMTLAQDTDVILLDEPTTYLDMTHQIEILDLLFELNEKENRTIVMVLHDLNLACRYAHNLVAIQNQQVYAQGKPEEVVTKALVKDVFEMDCEVSFDPIFGTPLCIPHGKGRYVQQKVSV
- a CDS encoding IucA/IucC family C-terminal-domain containing protein, with protein sequence MGKFRLVSERTDALIRISGTSLLKSEQLKGVLKSLQEYLALPSLKVAASIFVKRYSFFILVHFYALSAWKQRLLLSAEDIELEVGNERERLWIPSFYASGVSYEMVPEFNHLSSLEAIIETHIVPIFHQLQSLTNIPQKVMWENLYVYVKWMYEQLLEDDTLSSIHKWIQADYDYLMDEAQGALFGAVHNPFKQFRSLQGKRQTCCYSYCMEKKKYCSSCPIINDQKEEKRNESNVSRAI